In Bos indicus x Bos taurus breed Angus x Brahman F1 hybrid chromosome 23, Bos_hybrid_MaternalHap_v2.0, whole genome shotgun sequence, a single genomic region encodes these proteins:
- the PPP2R5D gene encoding serine/threonine-protein phosphatase 2A 56 kDa regulatory subunit delta isoform, producing the protein MPYKLKKEKEPPKLAKGTAKPSSSSKDGGGESTEEAQPQPQPQPQPQPQPPSSNKRPSNSTPPPTQLSKIKYSGGPQIVKKERRQSSSRFNLSKNRELQKLPALKDSPTQEREELFIQKLRQCCVLFDFVSDPLSDLKFKEVKRAGLNEMVEYITHSRDVVTEAIYPEAVTMFSVNLFRTLPPSSNPTGAEFDPEEDEPTLEAAWPHLQLVYEFFLRFLESPDFQPNIAKKYIDQKFVLALLDLFDSEDPRERDFLKTILHRIYGKFLGLRAYIRRQINHIFYRFIYETEHHNGIAELLEILGSIINGFALPLKEEHKMFLIRVLLPLHKVKSLSVYHPQLAYCVVQFLEKESSLTEPVIVGLLKFWPKTHSPKEVMFLNELEEILDVIEPSEFSKVMEPLFRQLAKCVSSPHFQVAERALYYWNNEYIMSLISDNAARVLPIMFPALYRNSKSHWNKTIHGLIYNALKLFMEMNQKLFDDCTQQYKAEKQKGRFRMKEREEMWQKIEELARLNPQYPMFRAPPPLPPVYSMETETPTAEDIQLLKRTVETEAVQMLKDIKKEKVLLRRKSELPQDVYTIKALEAHKRAEEFLTASQEAL; encoded by the exons ATGCCCTATAAACTGAAGAAGGAGAAG GAGCCCCCCAAGCTTGCCAAAGGTACGGCCAAGCCCAGCAGTTCGAGCAAGGATGGTGGAGGCGAGAGCACGGAGGAG GCCCAGCCGcagccgcagccccagccccagccacaACCCCAGCCGCCATCATCCAACAAGCGTCCCAGCAACAGCACGCCGCCCCCCACGCAGCTCAGCAAGATCAAGTACTCGGGGGGCCCCCAGATTGTCAAGAAGGAGCGACGACAGAGCTCCTCCCGCTTCAACCTCAGCAAGAACCGGGAGCTGCAGAAGCTTCCTGCCCTGAAAG acTCGCCCACACAGGAGCGGGAGGAGCTGTTTATCCAGAAGCTGCGCCAGTGCTGCGTCCTCTTCGACTTCGTGTCAGACCCACTCAGTGACCTCAAATTCAAGGAGGTGAAGCGGGCGGGACTGAACGAAATGGTGGAGTACATCACCCACAGCCGCGATGTCGTCACCGAGGCCATCTACCCTGAGGCCGTCACCATG TTTTCAGTGAACCTCTTTCGGACGCTGCCCCCTTCATCGAATCCCACCGGGGCCGAGTTTGACCCCGAGGAAGATGAGCCCACCCTGGAGGCTGCCTGGCCGCATCTCCAG CTCGTCTATGAGTTTTTCTTACGTTTCCTCGAGTCTCCTGACTTCCAGCCAAACATAGCCAAGAAATACATTGACCAAAAGTTTGTCCTTGCT CTCCTGGACCTGTTTGACAGTGAGGACCCTCGAGAGCGGGACTTCCTCAAGACCATCTTGCATCGCATCTATGGCAAGTTTTTGGGGCTCCGGGCTTATATCCGTAGGCAGATCAACCACATCTTCTACAG GTTCATCTACGAGACAGAGCATCACAATGGGATTGCTGAGCTCCTGGAGATCCTGGGCAG catcatcaATGGCTTTGCCTTGCCCCTGAAGGAAGAGCACAAAATGTTCCTGATCCGGGTCCTTCTTCCCCTTCACAAGGTCAAGTCCCTGAGTGTCTACCACCCTCAG CTGGCATACTGCGTGGTGcagttcctggagaaggagagcAGCCTCACCGAGCCG GTGATTGTAGGCCTCCTCAAGTTCTGGCCCAAGACCCACAGTCCCAAGGAAGTGATGTTTCTGAATGAACTAGAGGAGATCCTGGACGTCATTGAGCCTTCAGAGTTCAGTAAAGTGATGGAGCCTCTCTTCCGCCAGCTTGCCAAGTGTGTTTCCAGCCCCCATTTCCAG GTGGCGGAGCGTGCCCTCTATTACTGGAACAATGAATACATCATGAGCCTGATAAGTGACAACGCCGCCAGAGTCCTGCCCATCATGTTCCCTGCGCTCTACAGGAACTCCAAGAGCCACTGGAACAA GACAATCCACGGGCTGATCTACAATGCCCTGAAGCTGTTTATGGAGATGAATCAGAAGCTGTTTGATGACTGTACGCAACAGTACAAGGCTGAGAAGCAGAA GGGCAGGTTTCgcatgaaggagagagaagagatgtGGCAAAAGATTGAGGAGTTGGCCCGACTTAATCCCCAG TATCCCATGTTCCGAGCGCCTCCCCCTCTGCCTCCCGTGTACTCGATGGAGACCGAGACCCCCACGGCAGAGGACATCCAGCTTCTGAAGAGGACGGTGGAGACAGAGGCCGTGCAG atgcTGAAGGACATCAAGAAGGAGAAAGTGCTGCTCCGGCGGAAGTCCGAGCTGCCCCAGGACGTGTACACCATCAAGGCGCTGGAGGCGCACAAGCGGGCGGAAGAGTTCCTAACTGCCAGCCAGGAGGCCCTCTGA
- the MEA1 gene encoding male-enhanced antigen 1 — MATVVLGGDTMGPERIFPNQTEELGPHQGPTEGTGDWSSEEPEEEQEETGAGPAGYSYQPLNQDPEQEEVELAPVGDGEDVVADIQDRIQALGLHLPDPPVESEDEDEQGATALNNHSSIPMDPEHVELVKRTMAGISLPAPGVPAWARELSDAQWEDVVQKALQARQAAPAWK, encoded by the exons ATGGCAACAGTAGTTCTAGGGGGCGACACCATGGGTCCTGAACGTATCTTCCCCAATCAGACTGAGGAACTGGGGCCACATCAGGGCCCCACGGAAGGCACTGGGGATTGGAGCAGTGAGGAACCAGAGGAAGAACAAGAGGAAACGGGGGCAGGACCAGCTGGCTACTCCTACCAGCCTCTGAACCAAGATCCTGAACAAGAGGAGGTGGAACTGGCACCAGTGGGGGATGGAGAAGATGTAGTTGCTGATATCCAGGATCGGATCCAG GCCCTGGGGCTTCATTTGCCGGACCCACCAGTAGAAAGTGAGGACGAAGATGAGCAGGGAGCTACAGCATTGAACAACCACAGCTCTATTCCCATGGACCCAG AACATGTAGAGCTGGTGAAAAGGACAATGGCTGGTATAAGCCTGCCTGCACCAGGGGTTCCTGCCTGGGCTCGCGAGCTATCAGATGCCCAGTGGGAAGACGTGGTACAGAAGGCCCTCCAAGCCCGGCAGGCCGCCCCTGCCTGGAAGTGA
- the KLHDC3 gene encoding kelch domain-containing protein 3 isoform X1 encodes MLRWTVHLEGGPRRVNHAAVAVGHRVYSFGGYCSGEDYETLRQIDVHIFNAVSLRWTKLPPVRPAARGQAPVVPYMRYGHSTVLIDDTVFLWGGRNDTEGACNVLYAFDVNTHKWSTPRVSGTVPGARDGHSACVLGKTMYIFGGYEQLADCFSNDIHKLDTSTMTWTLICTKGNPARWRDFHSATMLGSHMYVFGGRADRFGPFHSNNEIYCNRIRVFDTRTEAWLDCPPTPVLPEGRRSHSAFGYNGELYIFGGYNARLNRHFHDLWKFNPVSFTWKKIEPKGKGPCPRRRQCCCIVGDKIVLFGGTSPSPEEGLGDEFDLIDHSDLHILDFSPSLKTLCKLAVIQYNLDQSCLPHDIRWELNAMTTNSNISRPIVSSHG; translated from the exons ATGTTACGGTGGACAGTGCACCTGGAGGGCGGGCCCCGCAGGGTGAACCATGCTGCAGTGGCCGTGGGGCACCGGGTGTACTCCTTCGGGGGTTACTGCTCAGGTGAAGACTATGAGACTCTGCGTCAGATTGATGTGCACATTTTCAACGCAG TGTCCTTGCGTTGGACAAAGCTGCCCCCGGTGAGGCCCGCCGCCCGCGGGCAGGCTCCCGTGGTACCCTACATGCGGTATGGACACTCAACCGTCCTCATCGATGACACAGTCTTCCTTTGGGGCGGGCGGAATGACACCGAAGGGGCCTGCAATGTGCTCTATGCCTTTGATGTCA ATACTCACAAGTGGTCAACACCCCGAGTGTCAGGAACGGTTCCTGGGGCCCGGGATGGACATTCGGCTTGTGTCCTGGGCAAGACCATGTACATTTTTGGGGGCTACGAGCAGCTG GCCGACTGTTTTTCCAATGACATCCACAAGCTGGATACCAGCACCATGACATGGACCTTGATCTGTACAAAG GGCAACCCTGCACGCTGGAGGGACTTCCACTCGGCCACAATGCTGGGCAGTCACATGTATGTCTTTGGGGGCCGGGCTGACCGTTTTGGGCCATTCCATTCCAACAATGAGATTTACTGCAACCGCATCCGTGTCTTTGACACGAGGACTGAGGCCTGGCTGGACTGTCCACCCACCCCAGTGCTACCCGAGGGACGCCGGAGCCACTCAGCCT TTGGCTACAATGGGGAGCTGTACATTTTTGGTGGCTATAACGCAAGGCTGAACCGGCACTTCCATGACCTCTGGAAGTTTAACCCTG TGTCGTTTACCTGGAAGAAGATTGAACCGAAGGGGAAGGGGCCGTGTCCCCGCCGGCGCCAGTGCTGCTGTATTGTTGGGGACAAGATTGTCCTGTTTGGGGGCACCAG TCCGTCTCCAGAGGAAGGCCTGGGAGATGAATTCGACCTCATAGATCATTCTGACTTACACATTTTGGACTTCA GCCCTAGTCTGAAGACTCTGTGCAAACTGGCTGTGATTCAGTACAACCTGGACCAGTCCTGTTTGCCCCATGACATCAG